The following coding sequences lie in one Nocardioides sambongensis genomic window:
- a CDS encoding tripartite tricarboxylate transporter TctB family protein: protein MSTTTDPSTVGARGSWVPPLLTLLLGVAALIVASDIPAGRLDNDPGPAFLPQLAGIVLLVASAWLVWRREPHDSMPRGAGLTRVAVTALLALAYVLAIEPMGFPTATFLFLLVEMYLVGLRRLVLLVPAALLLAVGVYALFRYGLEVPLPGIQIGGRVL, encoded by the coding sequence GTGAGCACCACGACCGATCCGAGCACGGTCGGCGCCCGGGGCTCCTGGGTGCCGCCGCTGCTCACCCTGCTCCTCGGTGTCGCCGCGCTGATCGTGGCTTCCGACATCCCTGCCGGTCGGCTGGACAACGACCCGGGGCCGGCCTTCTTGCCGCAGTTGGCCGGAATCGTGCTCCTGGTCGCCTCGGCGTGGCTGGTCTGGCGGCGCGAGCCGCATGACTCGATGCCCCGGGGAGCAGGATTGACCAGGGTCGCCGTCACCGCCTTGCTGGCCCTCGCCTACGTGCTTGCCATCGAGCCGATGGGCTTTCCGACGGCGACATTCCTCTTCCTCCTGGTCGAGATGTACCTCGTCGGGCTGCGACGACTCGTTCTTCTGGTGCCCGCGGCCCTCCTGCTTGCCGTGGGCGTCTACGCACTGTTCCGCTACGGGCTCGAGGTTCCCTTGCCCGGAATTCAGATCGGAGGGCGGGTCCTGTGA
- a CDS encoding tripartite tricarboxylate transporter substrate binding protein translates to MAALATTSVLALSACGAEAETGSADFPEETIEIIIGFDAGGSTDVNTRALAAAAEETCDTNIIISNQPGGSGAIALDAVRRAEPDGYTLGTTPTEISALEHMGLSDVTYEDFAPVLRFILDPHGFFVRPDSPYQSMADVIEAAESGERIRIATSGPASPYAITFQDVARTAGVSGQLVNVPFTGDAEAIPAVLGGEVDVLVSNASNVIGQVESGDLLPLAVAGEERIDALPDTPTLQEEGIDVEGGSIYGLAAPADTPDEVVDILDECFGKAYASEEFQEFLESQNSNGSYLDADDFTGYLKSEYERYGGLLDELGLSEDS, encoded by the coding sequence GTGGCTGCCCTCGCCACCACCTCGGTTCTCGCACTCTCCGCGTGCGGCGCCGAGGCTGAGACCGGCTCCGCAGACTTCCCCGAGGAGACGATCGAGATCATCATCGGCTTCGACGCGGGCGGGTCCACCGACGTCAACACCCGGGCCCTGGCGGCCGCCGCCGAGGAAACCTGCGACACGAACATCATCATCAGCAACCAGCCCGGAGGGTCGGGAGCCATCGCCCTCGACGCCGTACGGCGCGCCGAGCCGGACGGCTACACCCTGGGCACCACACCGACCGAGATCAGCGCCCTCGAGCACATGGGTCTCTCCGACGTCACCTACGAGGACTTCGCCCCGGTGCTGCGTTTCATCCTCGACCCGCACGGGTTCTTCGTCCGCCCGGACTCTCCGTACCAGTCGATGGCTGATGTCATCGAGGCGGCCGAATCCGGCGAGCGGATCAGAATCGCGACATCGGGTCCCGCCAGCCCCTACGCGATCACCTTCCAGGACGTTGCCCGCACCGCCGGCGTTTCCGGCCAGCTCGTGAACGTCCCGTTCACCGGTGACGCCGAGGCCATTCCCGCCGTGCTCGGCGGCGAGGTGGACGTCCTGGTCTCCAACGCGTCGAACGTCATCGGCCAGGTCGAGTCCGGCGACCTGCTCCCCCTCGCTGTGGCCGGCGAAGAGCGCATCGACGCGCTGCCGGACACCCCGACCCTCCAAGAGGAGGGGATCGACGTCGAGGGCGGCTCCATCTACGGACTGGCTGCGCCGGCCGACACCCCCGACGAGGTCGTCGACATCCTCGACGAGTGCTTCGGCAAAGCATACGCGAGCGAGGAGTTCCAGGAGTTCCTCGAGTCGCAGAATAGCAACGGCTCCTACCTCGATGCCGATGACTTCACCGGCTACCTCAAGAGCGAGTACGAGCGCTACGGCGGCCTGCTCGACGAGCTGGGACTCTCGGAAGACTCGTGA
- a CDS encoding IclR family transcriptional regulator → MFEPGVEVDPKNHVASVVKAVRLLELFTDGEPSLSFGQLVELSGFSRTTTHRLLGTLELVGWVDRSGDRYRLALRVFRLGSTAVSGIQLRHEASHVMSELAAEHGEDVYLVVPDGPRAVCLERIEGRTPVHVMVLDIGKSLPLFVGGGPVALLTARENDLLPALLASGPCVAPDGHVVSHDEIRRRIDETRSLGYSRSMEDVTQGVGAFGAAIRNAQGFAIGAISLGALKSTLEEREAELSTALVAAADRISARMGWVPPS, encoded by the coding sequence ATGTTCGAACCCGGTGTGGAGGTGGATCCGAAGAACCATGTCGCCTCGGTGGTGAAGGCAGTTCGCCTCCTGGAGCTGTTCACGGACGGTGAGCCGTCACTGTCCTTCGGGCAACTCGTGGAACTGAGCGGTTTCTCCCGTACAACGACCCATCGGTTGCTGGGCACGTTGGAACTCGTGGGCTGGGTCGACCGTTCTGGAGATCGGTACCGATTGGCGCTCCGGGTGTTCCGGTTGGGCTCCACTGCGGTGAGCGGCATTCAGTTGCGGCACGAAGCGAGTCACGTGATGTCCGAGTTGGCGGCCGAACACGGCGAGGACGTCTACCTGGTGGTGCCTGACGGCCCACGGGCGGTGTGTCTGGAGCGCATCGAAGGTCGTACCCCCGTGCATGTCATGGTGCTCGATATCGGGAAGTCCCTGCCGCTCTTCGTTGGCGGCGGGCCGGTCGCACTCCTGACAGCAAGGGAGAACGACCTGTTGCCGGCTCTGCTGGCGTCCGGCCCGTGCGTCGCGCCGGACGGACATGTCGTGTCCCACGACGAAATCCGGCGCCGGATCGACGAGACAAGAAGCCTGGGTTACTCGCGGAGCATGGAGGACGTGACGCAGGGGGTGGGGGCGTTCGGCGCCGCTATCCGGAATGCCCAGGGGTTTGCAATCGGCGCGATCAGCCTCGGCGCGCTGAAGTCCACGCTGGAGGAACGGGAGGCCGAGTTGAGCACTGCCTTGGTGGCGGCAGCGGACCGTATCTCGGCTCGGATGGGATGGGTTCCCCCCTCGTGA
- the typA gene encoding translational GTPase TypA, with product MSQTATTQTRRNDLRNVAIVAHVDHGKTTLVDAMLHQAGAFSAHQAEGVAERVMDSGDLEREKGITILAKNTAIRYVGQHAPEGGMTINIIDTPGHADFGGEVERGLSMVDGIVLLVDASEGPLPQTRFVLRKALNADMPVILVVNKTDRSDARIDEVVDETYELFMDLLDDTHSQDALDFPVVFASGKAGIASLEKPENGGLPEGDNLEPLFETILNTIPAPEYDEGAPLQAHVTNLDASPFLGRLALLRIKQGEIRKGQQVAWMRRDGSVKNVKITELLITRGLERQPGEKAGPGDIVAVAGIPDITIGETLADPESPVALPLIHVDEPAISMTIGTNTSPLVGKGGKGHKVTARLVKDRLDAELIGNVSLRVLPTERPDAWEVQGRGELALAILVEQMRREGYELTVGKPQVVTREIDGKVHEPFERLTIDAPEEFLGTITELLANRKGRMEGMTNHGTGWVRMEFVVPARGLIGFRTDFLTETRGTGIAHHISEGYFPWAGEIRSRASGSLVADRSGAATAYAMTSLQERGVMFVEPSTEVYEGMIVGENSRADDMDVNITKEKQQTNIRSATSDNFEKLIPPKKLSLEQCLEFCREDECVEITPETVRIRKVVLDSGERGKMASRARKANK from the coding sequence ATGTCCCAGACTGCAACCACGCAGACCCGACGCAACGACCTGCGCAACGTGGCCATCGTGGCCCACGTCGACCACGGCAAGACCACCCTGGTCGACGCGATGCTGCACCAGGCCGGGGCGTTCAGCGCGCACCAGGCCGAGGGCGTCGCCGAGCGGGTCATGGACTCCGGTGACCTCGAGCGCGAGAAGGGGATCACGATCCTCGCGAAGAACACCGCGATCCGCTACGTCGGCCAGCACGCCCCCGAGGGCGGGATGACCATCAACATCATCGACACCCCGGGCCACGCCGACTTCGGTGGCGAGGTGGAGCGCGGCCTGTCGATGGTGGACGGCATCGTGCTCCTGGTCGACGCCTCCGAGGGCCCGCTGCCGCAGACCCGCTTCGTGCTGCGCAAGGCGCTCAACGCCGACATGCCGGTGATCCTGGTGGTCAACAAGACCGACCGCTCCGACGCCCGGATCGACGAGGTCGTCGACGAGACCTACGAGCTGTTCATGGACCTGCTCGACGACACCCACAGCCAGGACGCGCTCGACTTCCCGGTCGTCTTCGCCTCCGGCAAGGCCGGCATCGCCTCGCTGGAGAAGCCCGAGAACGGCGGCCTGCCCGAGGGCGACAACCTCGAGCCGCTCTTCGAGACGATCCTCAACACCATCCCCGCGCCCGAGTACGACGAGGGCGCGCCGCTGCAGGCCCACGTCACCAACCTCGACGCGTCCCCCTTCCTCGGCCGCCTCGCCCTGCTGCGGATCAAGCAGGGTGAGATCCGCAAGGGTCAGCAGGTCGCCTGGATGCGCCGTGACGGGTCGGTCAAGAACGTGAAGATCACCGAGCTGCTGATCACCCGCGGCCTGGAGCGCCAGCCCGGTGAGAAGGCGGGCCCCGGTGACATCGTCGCCGTGGCCGGCATCCCCGACATCACCATCGGTGAGACCCTGGCCGACCCGGAGAGCCCGGTCGCGCTGCCGCTGATCCACGTCGACGAGCCGGCCATCTCGATGACCATCGGCACCAACACCTCCCCGCTGGTCGGCAAGGGCGGCAAGGGTCACAAGGTGACCGCCCGCCTGGTCAAGGACCGGCTGGACGCCGAGCTGATCGGCAACGTCTCGCTGCGGGTGCTGCCCACCGAGCGTCCCGACGCCTGGGAGGTGCAGGGCCGCGGCGAGCTGGCGCTGGCGATCCTGGTGGAGCAGATGCGGCGCGAGGGCTACGAGCTGACCGTCGGCAAGCCGCAGGTGGTCACCCGTGAGATCGACGGCAAGGTGCACGAGCCGTTCGAGCGCCTGACCATCGACGCCCCGGAGGAGTTCCTCGGCACCATCACCGAGCTGCTCGCCAACCGCAAGGGCCGGATGGAGGGCATGACCAACCACGGCACCGGCTGGGTGCGGATGGAGTTCGTCGTCCCGGCTCGCGGCCTGATCGGCTTCCGCACCGACTTCCTCACCGAGACCCGAGGCACCGGCATCGCCCACCACATCTCCGAGGGCTACTTCCCGTGGGCCGGCGAGATCCGCTCGCGGGCCTCCGGCTCGCTGGTCGCCGACCGCTCCGGTGCCGCGACCGCCTACGCGATGACCTCGCTGCAGGAGCGCGGCGTGATGTTCGTGGAGCCCTCCACCGAGGTCTACGAGGGCATGATCGTCGGCGAGAACTCCCGCGCCGACGACATGGACGTCAACATCACCAAGGAGAAGCAGCAGACCAACATCCGGTCCGCCACCTCCGACAACTTCGAGAAGCTGATCCCGCCGAAGAAGCTCTCCCTCGAGCAGTGCCTGGAGTTCTGCCGCGAGGACGAGTGCGTGGAGATCACCCCGGAGACGGTGCGGATCCGCAAGGTCGTGCTCGACTCAGGAGAGCGCGGGAAGATGGCGAGCCGAGCGCGTAAGGCGAACAAGTAA
- a CDS encoding ABC transporter ATP-binding protein encodes MSAATAADRPLTALWQRYRAFRARFLLAVAVTTVNKVADIVPELLIGAAVDVVVRGSDSFVGDLLGVESRYAQLGWLAAINVVVWMVESATEYAADVLWRGLAQGVEHSLRVEAYDHVQHLDLSWHEARPQGATLATLNDDINQLERFLDIGASRILQTALNIVLVGAVFAVASWQLLVFAFLPIPVIIAGSLIFQRRLEPLYERVRTTVAELSGMLAANLGGIGTIKAFTAEDRERDRVEAASAAYRDANLSAIRSSAAFVPLVRMAILAGFTCTLLLGGWLTLDGTLEVGLYSVLVFMTQRLLWPLTDVATVLDLYQRGRASAGRILRLLDEPVTTPAGSVALERPVSGRVELAGVRAGYADGPDVLHGIDLVVPAGETHAIVGSTGAGKSSLLRLILRFADPRSGQVLLDGTDVRDLDWDSLRGSMGYVSQDVYLFAGSIADNIAYGRPEASAAEIRAAAEAAAVGDFIEGLADGYDTWVGERGVTLSGGQRQRIALARALLREPAILVLDEATSAVDNETEAAIQTSLRKAGERCTTIVVAHRLSTVRHADRIWVLDAGRVLEAGSHDELVAAGGSYAALWDVQTGALDPSERVLAAE; translated from the coding sequence ATGAGCGCCGCCACGGCCGCCGACCGTCCGTTGACCGCGCTGTGGCAGCGCTACCGCGCGTTCCGCGCCCGGTTCCTGCTCGCGGTGGCGGTGACCACCGTCAACAAGGTCGCCGACATCGTCCCCGAGCTGCTGATCGGTGCGGCCGTCGACGTGGTGGTCCGAGGCTCGGACTCCTTCGTCGGCGACCTGCTGGGGGTGGAGTCCCGCTACGCGCAGCTCGGCTGGCTGGCGGCGATCAACGTGGTGGTGTGGATGGTCGAGTCGGCCACCGAGTACGCCGCCGACGTGCTCTGGCGCGGACTCGCCCAGGGCGTCGAGCACTCGCTGCGGGTCGAGGCCTACGACCACGTCCAGCACCTCGACCTGAGCTGGCACGAGGCGCGGCCGCAGGGTGCGACGCTGGCGACGCTCAACGACGACATCAACCAGCTCGAGCGGTTCCTCGACATCGGCGCCAGCCGGATCCTGCAGACCGCGCTCAACATCGTGCTGGTCGGCGCGGTCTTCGCGGTCGCCTCCTGGCAGCTGCTGGTCTTCGCGTTCCTGCCGATCCCGGTGATCATCGCCGGCTCCCTGATCTTCCAGCGCCGGCTCGAGCCGCTCTACGAGCGGGTTCGTACGACGGTCGCCGAGCTCTCCGGGATGCTCGCCGCCAACCTGGGCGGCATCGGCACGATCAAGGCGTTCACCGCCGAGGACCGCGAGCGTGACCGGGTGGAGGCGGCGTCGGCCGCCTACCGCGACGCCAACCTGAGCGCGATCCGCTCCTCGGCCGCCTTCGTGCCGCTGGTCCGGATGGCCATCCTGGCCGGCTTCACCTGCACCCTGCTGCTCGGCGGCTGGCTCACCCTCGACGGCACGCTCGAGGTCGGCCTCTACTCGGTGCTGGTCTTCATGACCCAGCGGCTGCTGTGGCCGCTGACCGATGTTGCCACCGTGCTGGACCTCTACCAGCGCGGACGCGCCTCGGCCGGGCGGATCCTGCGGCTGCTCGACGAGCCGGTGACCACCCCCGCGGGCAGCGTCGCGCTGGAGCGTCCGGTCTCCGGGCGGGTCGAGCTCGCCGGCGTCCGGGCCGGGTACGCCGACGGGCCGGACGTGCTGCACGGGATCGACCTCGTGGTGCCGGCCGGCGAGACCCACGCCATCGTCGGGTCCACCGGCGCCGGCAAGTCCTCCCTGCTGCGCCTGATCCTCCGCTTCGCCGACCCGCGCTCGGGCCAGGTGCTGCTCGACGGCACCGACGTCCGCGACCTCGACTGGGACTCGCTGCGCGGCTCGATGGGCTACGTCTCCCAGGACGTCTACCTCTTCGCCGGCTCGATCGCCGACAACATCGCCTACGGTCGCCCAGAGGCTTCCGCGGCGGAGATCCGGGCCGCGGCGGAGGCAGCGGCCGTCGGCGACTTCATCGAGGGGTTGGCCGACGGCTACGACACGTGGGTGGGGGAGCGCGGCGTCACCCTGTCCGGCGGCCAGCGTCAGCGGATCGCGCTGGCCCGGGCGCTGCTGCGCGAGCCCGCGATCCTGGTGCTCGACGAGGCCACCAGCGCGGTGGACAACGAGACCGAGGCGGCGATCCAGACCTCGCTGCGCAAGGCCGGCGAGCGGTGCACCACGATCGTGGTCGCCCACCGGCTCTCCACCGTGCGGCACGCCGACCGGATCTGGGTGCTCGACGCCGGACGCGTGCTCGAGGCCGGCAGCCACGACGAGCTGGTCGCCGCGGGCGGCTCCTACGCCGCACTGTGGGACGTGCAGACCGGCGCGCTCGACCCGAGCGAGCGGGTGCTCGCCGCGGAGTGA
- a CDS encoding aspartate/glutamate racemase family protein: MQTIGLIGGMSWESSAAYYELLNRGTEERLGGLHSARTVMASVDFADVTALQEREDWDGVAAVLTEAGRSVERAGADFLMLCTTTFHRVADQVADAVDIPLLHQGDVVAEATRAAGVESVALLGTAFAMSRSFFTDRIASHGLKVLVPDAKHHDELNRIIYEELVHGKVLDQSRRTVVSMISELWDAGAGGVVLAGGELELLVHQADSEIPVFGCTTLHVEAALDRALR; the protein is encoded by the coding sequence ATGCAGACCATCGGCCTCATCGGCGGGATGTCCTGGGAGAGCAGCGCGGCGTACTACGAGCTGTTGAACCGGGGCACGGAAGAGCGACTCGGCGGGCTCCACTCCGCCCGCACCGTGATGGCGTCGGTGGACTTCGCCGACGTCACCGCCCTGCAGGAGCGCGAGGACTGGGACGGGGTCGCCGCCGTGCTGACCGAGGCGGGCCGCTCGGTGGAGCGGGCCGGCGCCGACTTCCTGATGCTCTGCACCACCACGTTCCACCGGGTCGCCGACCAGGTCGCCGACGCGGTCGACATCCCGCTGCTGCACCAGGGCGACGTGGTCGCCGAGGCCACGCGCGCGGCCGGTGTGGAGAGCGTCGCGCTGCTCGGGACCGCGTTCGCGATGTCGCGCTCGTTCTTCACCGACCGGATCGCCTCGCACGGGCTGAAGGTGCTGGTGCCCGACGCGAAGCACCACGACGAGCTCAACCGGATCATCTACGAGGAGCTGGTGCACGGGAAGGTCCTCGACCAGTCACGCCGCACGGTGGTCTCGATGATCTCCGAGCTCTGGGACGCCGGCGCCGGCGGCGTCGTGCTCGCCGGCGGCGAGCTGGAGCTGTTGGTGCACCAGGCCGACTCCGAGATCCCCGTCTTCGGGTGCACCACGCTGCACGTCGAGGCGGCGCTCGACCGCGCGCTGCGCTGA
- a CDS encoding IclR family transcriptional regulator has protein sequence MNDPSSAGPAARARRPGVVERFTQILDVFVIGPDVLHLEEIAALAELPKTTVFRLLTQLVDMAWLDHDQHGYRLGARAQGIARRVENHLPLRAAAAEALHELHAATSAIIHLAVLDGGTVEMLDKVGGVNAREIPTTVGIRYRAECAVVGRAMLAGLPPEAVDERLVGNRATGQLHERLHTIRGRKGLAITTDDMPWDLRGVGAAIIGPTGPVGAISVGLPGKSSNVEQFVPHLARAVQSTSRRLFSGTAELNRAG, from the coding sequence ATGAACGACCCTTCCTCGGCCGGCCCCGCGGCCCGCGCCCGGCGCCCCGGCGTGGTGGAACGCTTCACGCAGATCCTGGACGTCTTCGTGATCGGACCCGACGTCCTGCACCTCGAGGAGATCGCGGCCCTGGCGGAGCTGCCGAAGACGACCGTCTTCCGTCTGCTCACCCAGCTCGTGGACATGGCGTGGCTGGACCACGACCAGCACGGCTACCGGCTCGGTGCGCGGGCCCAGGGCATCGCCCGCCGGGTGGAGAACCACCTGCCGTTGCGAGCAGCCGCGGCCGAGGCGCTGCACGAGCTGCACGCGGCGACGTCGGCGATCATCCACCTCGCGGTGCTCGACGGCGGCACCGTGGAGATGCTGGACAAGGTGGGCGGGGTCAACGCCCGCGAGATCCCCACCACGGTGGGCATCCGCTATCGCGCCGAGTGCGCGGTCGTCGGACGGGCGATGCTGGCCGGCCTGCCGCCGGAGGCGGTCGACGAGCGCCTGGTCGGCAACCGCGCCACCGGTCAGCTGCACGAACGGCTGCACACCATCCGGGGCCGCAAGGGGCTGGCGATCACCACCGACGACATGCCGTGGGACCTGCGGGGTGTGGGCGCGGCGATCATCGGACCCACCGGTCCGGTGGGGGCGATCTCGGTGGGGTTGCCCGGGAAGTCGTCGAACGTGGAGCAGTTCGTGCCGCACCTGGCCCGGGCGGTGCAGTCCACCTCGCGGCGGCTCTTCTCCGGGACGGCCGAGCTCAACCGGGCGGGCTGA
- a CDS encoding acyl-CoA synthetase: MALHIADLFEHVVDVVPDRTALVIGERRLTYAELDAEANRIAHHLVAAGIVPGDHVGLMARNTVEHVAAMLGCFKVRAVPININYRYVQAELDYLVDNSEMVALIHEARYAAVLDDVVPGHHRLRHVVVIEDGSDARPTSYDAVDWAAVLADQPSTRGFGERSPDDVFIVYTGGTTGYPKGVMWRHEDVWRTLGGGIDFATRDYLTEYDQSRTAATIEPLTCLQFGPIMHANGQWGMLLRFFTGHTNVLLPKFDPAQVWRTIESERVNTISLIGDAMARPLIEEYARGDYDGSGLTTLTSAAAIFSVEVKQRWLDLLPQVVVMDIIGASETGFTGNGRILHENLADKGSLVGIGPETVVLSDDDRVLDPDTDVGAIGRMARRGSIPIGYFGDPEKTARTFVHIDGTRYAVPGDYVQIEPGRRLTLLGRGSNCINTGGEKVYPEEVEVALKSHPDVFDTLVLGLPDPVYGQQVAALVEPRPGADLDFDDVRRHLRTRLSGYKVPRTLHSVPTIPRHVTGKADYRRAREISESFDAPTRESELAP, translated from the coding sequence ATGGCACTCCACATCGCCGACCTCTTCGAGCACGTCGTCGACGTCGTCCCGGACCGCACCGCCCTGGTGATCGGGGAGCGTCGGCTGACCTACGCCGAGCTCGACGCGGAGGCCAACCGGATCGCCCACCACCTGGTCGCGGCCGGCATCGTTCCCGGTGACCACGTCGGCCTGATGGCGCGCAACACCGTCGAGCACGTCGCCGCGATGCTGGGCTGCTTCAAGGTGCGCGCCGTGCCGATCAACATCAACTACCGCTACGTGCAGGCCGAGCTCGACTACCTGGTCGACAACTCCGAGATGGTCGCCCTGATCCACGAGGCCCGCTACGCGGCCGTCCTCGACGACGTGGTGCCCGGCCACCACCGGCTCCGGCACGTGGTGGTGATCGAGGACGGCAGCGACGCCCGGCCGACGTCGTACGACGCCGTCGACTGGGCCGCAGTCCTGGCCGACCAGCCCAGCACCCGAGGCTTCGGCGAGCGCAGCCCCGACGACGTCTTCATCGTCTACACCGGCGGCACCACCGGCTATCCCAAGGGCGTGATGTGGCGGCACGAGGACGTCTGGCGGACCCTCGGCGGAGGCATCGACTTCGCCACCCGCGACTACCTCACCGAGTACGACCAGTCCCGCACCGCGGCGACCATCGAGCCGCTCACCTGCCTCCAGTTCGGCCCGATCATGCACGCCAACGGGCAGTGGGGGATGCTGCTGCGCTTCTTCACCGGCCACACCAACGTGCTGCTGCCGAAGTTCGACCCGGCCCAGGTGTGGCGCACCATCGAGTCCGAACGGGTCAACACGATCTCGCTGATCGGGGACGCGATGGCCCGCCCGCTGATCGAGGAGTACGCCCGCGGCGACTACGACGGCTCCGGCCTCACCACGCTGACCAGCGCCGCCGCGATCTTCTCCGTCGAGGTGAAGCAGCGCTGGCTGGACCTGCTGCCGCAGGTGGTGGTGATGGACATCATCGGTGCCTCGGAGACGGGCTTCACCGGCAACGGGCGGATCCTGCACGAGAACCTCGCGGACAAGGGCAGCCTGGTCGGCATCGGGCCCGAGACCGTCGTCCTCTCCGACGACGACCGGGTCCTCGACCCGGACACCGACGTCGGCGCGATCGGCCGGATGGCCCGCCGCGGCAGCATCCCGATCGGCTACTTCGGCGACCCGGAGAAGACGGCCCGCACGTTCGTGCACATCGACGGCACCCGGTACGCCGTCCCCGGCGACTACGTGCAGATCGAGCCCGGTCGCCGGCTGACCCTGCTCGGGCGCGGCTCCAACTGCATCAACACCGGTGGGGAGAAGGTCTACCCGGAGGAGGTCGAGGTCGCCCTCAAGTCGCACCCCGACGTCTTCGACACGCTCGTGCTGGGCCTGCCCGACCCGGTCTACGGCCAGCAGGTGGCCGCACTCGTGGAGCCCCGCCCCGGCGCCGACCTCGACTTCGACGACGTACGACGCCACCTCCGCACCCGGCTGTCGGGCTACAAGGTGCCGCGCACCCTGCACTCCGTCCCCACCATCCCCCGCCATGTCACCGGCAAGGCGGACTACCGCAGGGCCCGGGAGATCTCGGAGTCCTTCGACGCCCCCACCCGAGAAAGCGAGCTCGCACCGTGA
- a CDS encoding ABC transporter substrate-binding protein produces the protein MIRTSSRLLRTSTLAVLALSAGLLTSCAESEGVDTEADRDPAVFQIGMVGDETGGDPVDGGMLDVSAYTEVRSMDPVDVIANGLSGGSELAAIYDVLLRYDPEAGEYEGQLAEGVESNEDASEWTLTLRDGVTFSDGSPLDADAVVASIGRYLDNGGGQASLWSRKVGTTTATDERTVTFTLTEPWLDFPYMLATAPGMIVAPGVDKGGEFTPIGAGPFTFVHYRPGEELLLKANPDYFEGAPHLAELRFRTVQTAQGTLEVVQSGDADLGVLREPNVIKDAVDADLAGSMNVVSMGVGLIVNSREGRDTADELVRQAIAHTLDPDTIIQRSYDGVGLPGTEMFPEESTWHGAGDGPDIDLDEARELVEEAKDKGFDGTIGYLGIQKVSQNTGLAIEAMLGEVGIDVEAEYVPGAAEVIERVFVDRDFDLAGWSFGTPDAGVYPELFESFHSESSSNAGGYASDTMDGLIDDLGAATSEEEQQEILTDIQTEWNESIPAIVFGAQPELVAWGDQVGGIEPHVDSMVLYGDAWVTQ, from the coding sequence GTGATCCGCACCTCCTCACGCCTGCTCCGTACCTCCACCCTGGCCGTCCTCGCCCTCTCCGCCGGTCTGCTGACCAGCTGCGCGGAGAGCGAGGGGGTCGACACCGAGGCCGACCGGGACCCCGCCGTCTTCCAGATCGGCATGGTCGGCGACGAGACCGGCGGCGACCCGGTCGACGGCGGGATGCTGGACGTCTCCGCCTACACCGAGGTCCGCAGCATGGACCCCGTCGACGTGATCGCCAACGGCCTCTCCGGTGGGTCGGAGCTGGCCGCGATCTATGACGTGCTGCTGCGCTACGACCCCGAGGCCGGCGAGTACGAGGGTCAGCTCGCCGAGGGGGTCGAGAGCAACGAGGACGCCTCCGAGTGGACGCTCACGCTCCGTGACGGCGTCACGTTCAGCGACGGCAGCCCGCTGGACGCCGACGCGGTGGTCGCCAGCATCGGGCGCTATCTGGACAACGGCGGCGGGCAGGCGTCGCTGTGGAGCCGCAAGGTCGGGACGACGACGGCCACCGACGAGCGGACCGTCACCTTCACCCTCACCGAGCCGTGGCTGGACTTCCCCTACATGCTGGCCACCGCACCGGGGATGATCGTCGCCCCCGGCGTGGACAAGGGCGGCGAGTTCACCCCGATCGGCGCCGGCCCGTTCACCTTCGTGCACTACCGCCCCGGCGAGGAGCTGCTGCTGAAGGCCAACCCCGACTACTTCGAGGGCGCCCCGCACCTCGCCGAGCTCCGGTTCCGCACGGTGCAGACCGCGCAGGGCACCCTGGAGGTCGTCCAGTCCGGCGATGCGGACCTGGGCGTGCTGCGTGAGCCCAACGTGATCAAGGACGCCGTCGACGCCGACCTGGCCGGTTCGATGAACGTGGTCAGCATGGGGGTCGGCCTGATCGTCAACAGTCGCGAGGGCCGCGACACCGCCGACGAGTTGGTCCGGCAGGCGATCGCGCACACCTTGGACCCGGACACCATCATCCAGCGCAGCTATGACGGCGTGGGGCTGCCCGGCACCGAGATGTTCCCCGAGGAGTCGACCTGGCACGGCGCCGGCGACGGCCCCGACATCGACCTGGACGAGGCCAGGGAGCTGGTCGAGGAGGCCAAGGACAAGGGGTTCGACGGCACCATCGGCTACCTCGGCATCCAGAAGGTCTCCCAGAACACCGGCTTGGCCATCGAGGCGATGCTCGGCGAGGTCGGCATCGACGTCGAGGCGGAGTACGTCCCCGGCGCCGCCGAGGTGATCGAGCGGGTCTTCGTGGATCGTGACTTCGACCTGGCCGGTTGGTCCTTCGGCACCCCGGACGCCGGCGTCTACCCCGAGCTCTTCGAGAGCTTCCACTCCGAGTCGAGCTCCAACGCCGGTGGCTACGCCAGCGACACCATGGACGGTCTGATCGACGACCTCGGCGCCGCCACCTCCGAGGAGGAGCAGCAGGAGATCCTCACCGACATCCAGACCGAATGGAACGAGTCCATCCCGGCCATCGTGTTCGGCGCCCAGCCCGAGCTCGTCGCCTGGGGCGACCAGGTCGGCGGCATCGAGCCGCACGTCGACTCGATGGTGTTGTACGGCGACGCGTGGGTGACGCAGTGA